From Verrucomicrobiota bacterium:
CATTGGATTGTCTTCCAGACCATGTTGAGGAAAAGTCAGGCGGTCGCCAATCTTGTGCCTGATGCGCATCTCGCCGCGCTGGCGATGGAGCACGGTTGTGAGTTATTTTCCACGGATAACGATTTCGCACGGTTTCCAGGCCTGAAATGGAGAAATCCATTGGCGAAATGAAAGGGTACCGCACATTTTGCTCCCACGTTTGAAGCCGTTACTCGACGGCTACGCAATGCAGGCAAATCGTTCCACCAACGCATGGCGCGCGCCTGCCGGAGTCAGTTCACTGCGCATCAAATCAAAGCAGTCTGCCTGCCAGGTGCCAAACGGAGTCGCCTCGTGGGCTGCGATGCGGGCGGCCAGGCTGGCGACATTCCGGGACGACAGAAGTTTAATGCGGCCCAAGGTGAGGTGGCCGGTGAACTCTTCATGATCCGGTGGCGAACCGAAATTCGCGGTTTCCCGGTTGAGCGATTGCCACAGTTGGATCAGAGCATTGGCCGGCTCGCCCTGAACTCCAGCCCACAGCACCCGTGGACGGCTGGGGGTTGGGAAAGCTCCCAGTCCCATCGCGCGCAAGGTGATCGGGTGGTGGCTGGCGGCGGCGGTCCGCAATGCCTGCATCAGTTGCGGCAATTGGCTGGTGGGAACGTCGCCGTAAAACCGCAGGGTCAAATGCATCTGCTCGGGCGATGTCCACCGGATGGATGTGGCGGGAATTTCCCGGCGCAATGCCGCTTGGACCTTCACCAGTTGTTCCCGCACCGCTTCGGGCACCGGAATGGCGGCGAACAGGCGAAAAAACGTTGGGACTTCCCCCGGCATGGTGGGCTTACGGCAAACGCTCGGGGCGCGCCGCCGTGAACAGCCGATACCATTCCACGAGGCTCAATTCGAGGTCGGCAGCCTTGGCCGCTTCGCGAATGCGCTCCGGTTTCGTGGAACCCACAATGGGCACGATGCCGCTGGGATGCCGCATCAATGTTCAAAGTTGGCTAGGCGTTGTTTGGCGAGGCGCATGGGCAGCCAGCCGAGCGCGAGGGATAAGCCCAGAAATCCCAGCGTGCAGAGGGCTTGTATCCACAGCGGCGCGGCGGGCCAGCGGGATGCCCACGGCGAACCCACCGCCAGTACCGCCACGGAGGCAGCGATGTACACAAAGCTCAGCACCAGGCAGAAGGTGCCGCCGAAGCCGCTCACGATTTTGCCGGGATGATCTTCTTTCAGGTTGGGATAGAGCGTGCCCAGGCCCACGGCCAAGCCGTTCAGGGTGAAGGTCATGATGGCGACGATGGCGGCGAAGTAGGCGGTTTTGTCCCAGTTCATTTTCAGCATGCGGCAGGACATGACGATGAGGCCCAGGGTGAGCAGGAGGGAGATGAGGCTGGTCATCCAGAATTTGATGCGCACCACCTGGATCATGCCCAGCGGGGTCATGCCCACAATCCAGACGCGCTTGCCTTCGAGGGAGAATTGCGGGAAGACGAAGCGGGTGGTGAGGGTGGAGAGGTTCAGGGCGCACGCGCCGAGGTTCAGGTAGGACACGAGGTGAACCCAAAAGGGGTTGGCAAGCTGGTTGCTGAAGTGGCGCAGGTTCAGGATGTACACGCCCAGCAGGCCGAACAGGACGATGGTCTGGCCCCATTGGGTGGTGTCGCGCCAGAAGACGCGCAGGTCTTTGATCACGAGCGCGCGGACGTCGGCGGGCATCGGGCGCAGGCCGCCGATGATCCAATCCAGCCAGCCGGGCCGCCAATCCTGGGTTTGGCGGCGCGAGGTCCAGGCGCGAAACCACTCCCATTGGCCGAAGACGGCGCCGCGGCTTTGCACGGCGGAGGCGGCGTCATAGAAGCGGGCGCCGGTTTTGGTGAAGGAAAGGAAGCCCCAGAACAGGGCGTGGCTGAGCAGCACGAGCATGAAGAACAGGGCGGCGGAAAGCGCTCCCTCGGCCCATTGCAACGCGGCGGTGGAGAGCCAGTAGCTTGGCAGGAAGGCCCGTTCGGCAAAGTGGGTTTTGGCGAGCATCTGGTCCAGCATCATGACGACGCGCAGTTCGGCGTTGTCGTCCGGCAACGGTTCCGGCTTCAGCCAGCAGGCCAGCGCGGTCAGGACCACCAGGGCGGTGCCCACCGCCAGCAGTTGGAAGAGCCGGCGCTCCAAGTGGCGTGCCAGCAGCAGGGCCAGGTAGGCGCCCGCCGCGCCCGGCAGCACCAGGAAGAGGGTGATCAGCACCAGGGTGGCGGGATAAAAATGCCACGGCACGCCGCGCGTCAGGCCAAACGCCGCCAACAGCGGGGCGATGAGGAAGAGAAACGCCCAGGAGGCCAGCAGCGCGGACTCGATGAACTTCCAGCGGTAAATGGTTTGAAAGGAGACCGGCAGCGTCAGCAGAAACGACGTCTCGCGGTTGCGGAAGAAGTTGGTGTAGCCAATGACGAGGTTGCTGAACAGCAGCAGAATGAACAGGAACGCGAACAGCAGGAACAGCAGGCGCTCGACGAGCAGTGAACCCAGCCCGGGAAAGGCGCTGACGAATTGCAGCCCCCGGTAGAACAGCCAGAAGGAGAGCCCGAGGTAGCTGACGATGAACCCGGCAATCAGGGCGGTGAGCAACCGGGATTGATCGCGGATCGCCAGCAGCCGCCGCCAGTTCTGCCGCAGGTTGATCGCCGCCAGCAGGCGAAGGGGCGAGCCTGCGGGGATGGGGGAGGCGTTCATGGCGGCGCGCTCAAGGTTTCGGCGTGAGCAGCAGCGCGCGCAGGTTCATCACCGCGCCGGTCACTTTGACGGGCTTCAAGGTGACCACGGCTTCGCCCGTTTGCTCCAGCCGCACAGAGCCGAGTTTGACGGCCTCGAATTTCTCCCAACCGCCGGTGTTGAGCACGGTGCCGGTCAGCGTCTGGTTCCCGATCTTCACCTCGAAGGTGTTGCCCGGCGCCATGCCGGCCAGCAGGATCACCACTTCATAATCGCCCGCCTTGGGGACTTTCAGGGACCATTCGAGCGAGGCGCTGGCATTGTTCCAACTGCCCATGAAATTCTTGCGCGCATCGTAACGCGGGCGGGTGCCCACACCGTTGATTTTGGCGTCGCGCGGGCTGAGGAGCAATTCGTTGGCGGCCAGCACCTCGATGATCTCCGCTTTCTGGTTGCGCCAGATGCCCAGCTTGACGGGTTGTCCGGCGGGGGCGGCGCGGAATAGTTTGAGGAAATCATCGAGCGAGTTGGCTTCCTTGCCATTGCACTTCAGGAGGATGTCGCCGGCCTGCAAACCGGCTTTGGCGGCGGCGCTCGACTTGGGCGCTTCCACCACCGTCACGCCAATCTCACCGGGCAACCCGGCGGCGGAAATCTCGCCGAGGCCAATGACATTTTTCACGGTGGCTCCCAGCCATTGCGCGGTCCGGGCGTCCCGCTGCGATTTGGGCTCCGTCGCCAGAGTCTTGTTGGGATCGGGCAACTCCGGTGTGCGCGCCAGGGCTTTCAGGGCCGGCTTCTGCACGCCGAATTGATCCATGGGGAAATTCTGGAAGCCCAGCTTGAGGGCGGGGGAATCATCCCGGACGCGGTAATCGCCCTTGGCGGCATCCACGAACCGGGCGTCGGCCTCGATGGAATTGGCATCCAGCCCGCTTTGCCCTTGGAAGCCGGTGGCGGGCGCGGGCGTCGTCTGGCCCGGCTTGTGCAGCAGGTTGTAATTGCATTCCTTACCCCACGGTTTATTGACGCGGATCGGGCGGTAAGCGCCGAACATCAGGTTGCGGCGGAAGGTGTCCTGGCTGTTGCCGTACCATACGTGTGGGTGGAAGGAATTGTTGACCATGATGTTGTTTTCGCAAATCCGGTAGAAGCCCTCGCGCAGTTTGATGCCGCCGTTCAGGCAGAGATTGTTGCGGAGTTCATAATTGGAAGAGCCGTCATCCAGGTCAATATCCCAGCCGTGATCGCACCGCCAGCGGTTGTTTCGCAGGATGTTGGGTTTGACGACATCCAACACCGGCAGGTTTTTGTTTTCGCCCAGCGTCACGGTGCCGAGGTCCACGCCTTTTAGTCCCCAGTAACGGTCGCGCCCCCAGGAGTTGAAGGAACCATGATCGCCGGTTTCCTTGACGGTATCAAAGATGTCGCAGAACTCGATGACATGCCCGCCCCAGCAGCCGTCGCCGATGTTGATGCCCGCGCGCGGCACATCGTAAATGGAGCAATGCCGCACGGTGATGCTCTGGGCCATCTCGATCTGCACCGGGGCGGTCTGCTTCTCGACGCGTCCGCTGAGATAGATCAGGCAATCCTCGACCAGGCATTCGGCGGGGTAGTTGTGGGATTTCGGCCCCGGCGTTTTATCAATCGCGGAAAAGTCCTGCCGCTCGTTGTATTCAAACAGCGGATTGCGCACCGCTTGGGGATCGCCCACAAAGGCGACGCCATTCGCGCCGGCGTTGGCAATGTGGCAACCGCGAACTGTTACCCGCCGGTTATAATTGTTCACGAAGACGGCATTGCCACCCACCTGGTCCAGGAAGCAATCTTCCAGCGTGCAATCCTCCGTGCCATTGATAAAAACCGCGCCGCCGCGATACGTGGTCCAATCGCTGCGTAACAGTTGCTCCTTGTTATCCATGAAGGTGCGCGCCGCATGCCGGAACGTCAGGCCCCGGAGGGTTACGAATTTGACCGGCTTATCCATGGTGCCAAGGAATTCCACCAGGTGCCGCAGGCGGACGGCTTCCACGGTGGCTTTGGCCAGATCAAGGCCCGGCGGTGGATAAAAATACAGCGTGCCGGTTTTGGCGTCGTGGAACCACTCGCCGGGGACGTCCAGTTCCTCGAAGATATTCTCCACCATGCGATGCTGGTTATGCATCCCCATGCGGCGATTATTCTGCCAGCCGCCTTCATAGGTGACCTTGTTGTCCGGGCCTTTGCCGGTGATCACGTAATGAAAATCGCCCCATTCAGCGCGATGCATCGCGTGGATGTATCCCCCGCGCGGATCAGCCCAGCGCGCGGCGCGTTCCGGGCTGAAGGCATCGGCGGCAAAGCCGTTGAAATGGCGCACCTGCGGATCAAAGTTGGGATACCGCGCCATGTTTTGTCGCTCCCCGTTGACGAAGAGTTGGTCCGAGGTGAAGTCGCTGGGGACCTTGGCTTTCATGATCCCGTTGCGATACGGCTCCCAGGTCAACGCCAGTTTCTGCCCGCCGCTGATCACCGGCGTTTCTCCCTCGGCGGCCATATAAATCACCGGGGCTGTGGCGGTGCCGGAGTCTTCCGCCGTAAATTTCAAAGTTGCCGGCAGATAATATATCCCGCTCCGCAGATAAACCGTGATGGGGCTGTCTCGTTTGATGGAACGGGCTGCCTGCTGTGCACGTGTCAGAGTGGCAAACGGTTGTTCTTTCGTGCCCGAATTGGCATCATTGCCCGTCGGGCTGACGTAGAATTGCGTCGCGCTCAGCGAAACTTGAAGGGCAAGCGAAATGCCTGCCAGCAGGAACATGCGCATGATTAAACCCGATCAGAGGTTGATGGCCGTATTTTCTCCGGTGTCCCCTAACTCGGCCGCCAGGTCGTCCAGGTTCCAGTTTGAACGCATGTGGCTGAGATTATCCGCCGCCTGTCCGTGCGCCCAGACTCCGTAACGAATCGTCAGCATGGGATTGGTTTGCAGGGCGGATTGAGCCAGCAGCCCGGCCAGGAATCCTGCCAGCAGATCCCCCGCGCCGCCTTGCGCCAGGTGTGGATTGCCGCTGGGGTTCACAAACACGGTTCCCTCGCTGCTGCCGATCAAGCTCAAATACCCTTTCAATACCACATGGCAACCACCGTGCAGGCGGGATAAGTTGTGAACTGCGGTGGGGCGATCTTTCTGAATCTCCGCCGCCGTGCGATGCAACATGCGCGCCGCCTCGCCGGGGTGCGGCGTTATCAAGCGTAATGCCTTTGGGCAAGTTGGGCCCTGTGGC
This genomic window contains:
- the thpR gene encoding RNA 2',3'-cyclic phosphodiesterase, yielding MPGEVPTFFRLFAAIPVPEAVREQLVKVQAALRREIPATSIRWTSPEQMHLTLRFYGDVPTSQLPQLMQALRTAAASHHPITLRAMGLGAFPTPSRPRVLWAGVQGEPANALIQLWQSLNRETANFGSPPDHEEFTGHLTLGRIKLLSSRNVASLAARIAAHEATPFGTWQADCFDLMRSELTPAGARHALVERFACIA
- a CDS encoding PDZ domain-containing protein, giving the protein MFLLAGISLALQVSLSATQFYVSPTGNDANSGTKEQPFATLTRAQQAARSIKRDSPITVYLRSGIYYLPATLKFTAEDSGTATAPVIYMAAEGETPVISGGQKLALTWEPYRNGIMKAKVPSDFTSDQLFVNGERQNMARYPNFDPQVRHFNGFAADAFSPERAARWADPRGGYIHAMHRAEWGDFHYVITGKGPDNKVTYEGGWQNNRRMGMHNQHRMVENIFEELDVPGEWFHDAKTGTLYFYPPPGLDLAKATVEAVRLRHLVEFLGTMDKPVKFVTLRGLTFRHAARTFMDNKEQLLRSDWTTYRGGAVFINGTEDCTLEDCFLDQVGGNAVFVNNYNRRVTVRGCHIANAGANGVAFVGDPQAVRNPLFEYNERQDFSAIDKTPGPKSHNYPAECLVEDCLIYLSGRVEKQTAPVQIEMAQSITVRHCSIYDVPRAGINIGDGCWGGHVIEFCDIFDTVKETGDHGSFNSWGRDRYWGLKGVDLGTVTLGENKNLPVLDVVKPNILRNNRWRCDHGWDIDLDDGSSNYELRNNLCLNGGIKLREGFYRICENNIMVNNSFHPHVWYGNSQDTFRRNLMFGAYRPIRVNKPWGKECNYNLLHKPGQTTPAPATGFQGQSGLDANSIEADARFVDAAKGDYRVRDDSPALKLGFQNFPMDQFGVQKPALKALARTPELPDPNKTLATEPKSQRDARTAQWLGATVKNVIGLGEISAAGLPGEIGVTVVEAPKSSAAAKAGLQAGDILLKCNGKEANSLDDFLKLFRAAPAGQPVKLGIWRNQKAEIIEVLAANELLLSPRDAKINGVGTRPRYDARKNFMGSWNNASASLEWSLKVPKAGDYEVVILLAGMAPGNTFEVKIGNQTLTGTVLNTGGWEKFEAVKLGSVRLEQTGEAVVTLKPVKVTGAVMNLRALLLTPKP